Proteins encoded in a region of the Perognathus longimembris pacificus isolate PPM17 chromosome 11, ASM2315922v1, whole genome shotgun sequence genome:
- the Fcrl6 gene encoding Fc receptor-like protein 6 → MGSTLLWMVLLLFVTCHGKFAWLHLRVLPQPVFEGDTLTLKCEGKENKAVSQVKFYKDGKVLDSFKTNKPLPMGTATMTSSGQYSCTGKVFGMPEPTQTSERTTVQVQEWFQTPVLSTIPSLELHEGSHLTLRCETKTHLQKSASGLLFSFYKDGYTLQDRGHHPVHCIPRVKEEDSGIYWCEVATEGSQVQKQSYCTEVTVQGSQVLSTLTVSNSLVAWLPGSLLGVMLIAAALLAYFRPWRKAGSLPSQNQSPAPDEEQCPLHGNAYYQHQKDEEDEGVIYTEVHTTLKRNKARPAEDFSWSQKDVSIVYTEVRCPPLGESSARSSVKEVRPIKTKFLR, encoded by the exons TCACCTGTCATGGGAAATTTG CCTGGCTACACCTCAGAGTCCTGCCACAGCCCGTGTTTGAAGGAGACACACTGACTCTGAAGTGCGAAGGAAAGGAGAACAAAGCTGTGTCCCAAGTGAAGTTCTACAAAGATGGGAAAGTCCTTGATTCCTTTAAGACCAACAAGCCCCTCCCTATGGGGACAGCGACCATGACAAGCAGTGGCCAGTACAGCTGCACTGGGAAGGTGTTTGGCATGCCTGAACCCACACAAACCTCAgaaaggaccacagttcaagtcCAAG AATGGTTCCAGACTCCTGTGCTGAGCACCATCCCCTCTCTGGAGCTCCATGAGGGGAGCCATTTGACCCTGAGATGTGAGACCAAGACGCACCTCCAGAAGTCAGCCTCGGGGCTCCTCTTCTCTTTTTACAAGGATGGCTACACCTTGCAAGACAGGGGCCACCACCCAGTACATTGCATCCCAAGAGTCAAGGAGGAAGATTCTGGGATATACTGGTGTGAGGTAGCCACTGAGGGTAGCCAAGTTCAAAAACAGAGTTACTGCACGGAGGTCACAGTCCAGG GTTCTCAAGTCCTGTCCACACTCACCGTCAGCAACTCGTTGGTTGCCTGGTTACCTGGGAGTCTGCTTGGTGTAATGTTAATTGCTGCTGCACTTCTAGCATATTTCAGACCCTGGAGAAAAGCTG GGTCGCTTCCATCCCAGAATCAGTCCCCAGCTCCAGATGAAGAGCAGTGCCCACTGCATGGCAATG CATATTACCAGCATCAGAAAGATGAGGAAGATGAAGGTGTTATCTACACAGAAGTGCATACAACCCTGAAAAGGAACAAAG CCAGGCCCGCTGAGGATTTCTCTTGGAGCCAAAAG GACGTTTCTATTGTCTACACAGAGGTGAGATGCCCACCGCTTGGGGAGAGTTCAGCAAGGAGTTCAGTCAAAGAAGTCAGACCTATCAAGACAAAATTCCTCAGATGA